Within Actinoplanes sp. L3-i22, the genomic segment CCGCACCGAAACGGGCCGAGTGCATTGATTCCGGACATAAGTCCACTGCCGGTAATTATCGCAATACTCTCGGTTATCGCAACGGCGCATGGCGAAACTGAAAAGCGGACTATCCGACAGCTCCGGGAAAGATATTGCCATTCATGCCGAAAGGTCCAGCTCGGTGCCGATGCCCCGCGCCCGGGCCCGGGTGATCAGCAGGTCGGCGGTGACCAGGTCCTGCAGGCCGAGCCCGACCGAGTTGAACAGCGTGATGCCGGCCGGCGAGGTGCGCCCCGGCGCGCGGCCGGCGATCACCGCGCCCAGCTCGGTGCCCACGTCGTCGAGGCGCACCGCCCCCTCGGCCAGCGCGAGCAGCACCTCGCCGGACTTGGCCAGCGCGGTCGGCAGCGAGTCGACGACCACCCGGGCCCGGCGCAGCCCCTCGCCGTCGATCTCCCGGTGATCCGGGCGCGGCGGGGCGCCGACCGCGTTGACGTGCAGGCCGGGGTGGAACCAGGCGCCGCGCACGATCGGCTCCCGCGACGGGGTCAGCGTGCACAGCACGTCGGCGGCGCGGACCACGTCCTCGACGCCCGCGCCCGCCTCGACGCGCACCCCGAGCCCGGCGACGGCGGCCCGGAACCGGTCCAGCGTCGCCGCCGAGCGCGACCACACCACGACCGTGCGCAGGTCCAGCACCTCGGCGATCGCGCGGGTGTGCTCGACGGCCAGCGCGCCGGCGCCGACCAGGCCCAGCACCGTGCTGCCGGGCGCGGCCAGGTGGGCGGTGGCCACCGCGCTGGCCGCGGCGGTCCGGACCGCGGTGATCAGCCGGCCGTCGATGATCGCCTGGCACTCGCCGGTACGGGC encodes:
- a CDS encoding ornithine cyclodeaminase family protein → MTLVLTHSDVSRLLHDEKTLREVRTAVERAHTDLALGRAVVPAPPAMTLDDASIIPMVAADRATGRAAVKLLADIPGNAERGLPVQRSTILVSSARTGECQAIIDGRLITAVRTAAASAVATAHLAAPGSTVLGLVGAGALAVEHTRAIAEVLDLRTVVVWSRSAATLDRFRAAVAGLGVRVEAGAGVEDVVRAADVLCTLTPSREPIVRGAWFHPGLHVNAVGAPPRPDHREIDGEGLRRARVVVDSLPTALAKSGEVLLALAEGAVRLDDVGTELGAVIAGRAPGRTSPAGITLFNSVGLGLQDLVTADLLITRARARGIGTELDLSA